One window of Vespa velutina chromosome 2, iVesVel2.1, whole genome shotgun sequence genomic DNA carries:
- the LOC124957919 gene encoding dynein regulatory complex subunit 5 isoform X2 → MRIPHTITENIFKAYRWSFNNPNDYDKSWRRLYCERHLAEYLENFEPNYFESQRDDCMKIVELSSEHVHVLKLRALKPTKKPVRDDDDRDNLYNDDVVEHIPMSIILPQLPYLTEMSLNMGMIYMDDGFEWRDFEFSVKDCSDLGEGLKTCYNLKKFSFTRSKLDRARVAVLLQKLVGNKNLEELDFSHCKLFDLGAQAVAEFVSLHGRLKVLRLVNNMIGAEGIAGIVYVLLERESMLSHLDLRLNPLGDAGGIHICALLLRNKQVEVLNVSSCELSSANGEAIAEILKESTDINVETFEIDLSNNNFGPIVGKLFEKVVEANKYIIGFDARMCNFTKESESSIWQSVLRNKKKRAQEKVSGVQQGSTPSSLSPRLDLEYPKKNETDDDIIFIEEEKKTIFNSQIQVNQVKSTESVYPIKEKNMATINNFNEENIKEENQNEVP, encoded by the exons ATGGTCCTTTAATAATCCAAACGATTACGATAAATCATGGCGACGATTATACTGCGAACGTCATTTGGCCGaatatttggaaaattttgAGCCAAATTACTTTGAATCGCAAAGAGATGATTGTATGAAAATTGTTGAACTTTCGAGCGAGCACGTGCATGTATTAAAGTTGCGTGCTCTAAAACCTACCAA aaaacCAGTGAGAGACGATGACGATCGTGATAATCTGTACAATGACGATGTGGTTGAGCATATTCCAATGTCAATAATCTTACCGCAATTACCGTACCTCACTGAAATGTCCTTGAACATGGGCATGATCTATATGGACGATGGTTTCGAATGGAGAGATTTCGA ATTTTCAGTGAAAGACTGTTCGGATCTTGGCGAAGGATTGAAAACTTGTTACAATCTGAAGAAATTTAGTTTTACGAGAAGCAAGTTGGATCGAGCCAGAGTTGCTGTTCTTCTACAGAAACTcgtaggaaataaaaat CTTGAGGAATTGGATTTTTCGCATTGCAAGCTATTCGATTTGGGTGCACAAGCGGTCGCTGAATTTGTATCGTTACACGGACGATTGAAAGTACTTCGCTTGGTCAACAATATGATCGGGGCCGAGGGTATAGCTGGTATAGTTTATGTTTTGTTAGAAAGGGAATCAATGTTGAGTCATCTCGATTTGAGATTGAATCCATTGGGTGATGCCGGTGGTATTCACATTTGTGCAC TATTACTGAGAAACAAGCAGGTTGAAGTTCTAAATGTCAGCAGTTGCGAATTAAGCTCAGCCAACGGAGAAGCGATAGCCGAGATACTCAAGGAGTCTACGGATATAAACGTCGAAACGTTCGAGATTGATCTGTCAAATAACAATTTCGGTCCAATAG TTGGCAAACTGTTCGAGAAGGTCGTTGAAgccaataaatatatcattggaTTCGACGCAAGAATGTGCAATTTCACGAAGGAATCCGAGTCCTCGATATGGCAAAGTGTACTTAG aaacaagaaaaaaagagcacAAGAAAAAGTATCTGGCGTACAACAAGGAAGTACTCCAAGCTCGTTATCACCTCGCTTGGATCTCGAGTatccaaagaaaaatgagaccGATGACGACATCATCTTTATCGAAG aggagaaaaagacaaTTTTCAATAGTCAAATTCAAGTCAATCAAGTCAAATCTACGGAGAGTGTTTATccgattaaagaaaaaaacatggcGACGATCAATAActttaacgaagaaaatattaaagaagaaaatcaaaacgAAGTTCCATAG